In bacterium, one genomic interval encodes:
- a CDS encoding radical SAM protein yields the protein MMTGGYRFLFGPVRSRRLGRSLGVDLVPLKVCTYDCPYCQVGKTTDKTIVRREYVPVEGVLAEFDDWMAHDGQADCVTLAGGGEPTLHSRFGEIIDAIGTRCKLRRILLSNGSLFSQPDARSAATKAEVVKATLSAWDQTSFEAVHHPHASLKFDVFLDGLKAFRREFSREYWLEVFVVPGVNDETAQMLRIADLAEQIKPDRIHLNTAVRPAQDSTVKPVASSRMDELARLFRPVAEVIGVVVANASAASPAMTADELAERTLSLIQRHPVTTTDLCATLGVGLSEVESAITILMVRGVIRIEGGYYVRAIDI from the coding sequence ATGATGACTGGTGGATATCGTTTTCTGTTCGGCCCAGTACGCTCACGGCGACTGGGCCGTTCTCTTGGTGTTGATCTTGTTCCGTTGAAGGTGTGCACCTACGATTGCCCGTATTGTCAGGTCGGGAAGACTACTGATAAAACCATCGTGCGTCGGGAATATGTGCCGGTGGAAGGGGTTTTGGCGGAGTTTGACGATTGGATGGCCCATGACGGACAGGCCGACTGTGTGACCTTGGCAGGGGGAGGGGAGCCTACCCTGCATTCCCGCTTTGGTGAAATCATTGATGCCATCGGAACGCGTTGCAAGTTACGTCGTATCCTGCTGAGCAATGGATCTCTGTTTTCACAGCCCGACGCGAGATCGGCGGCAACCAAAGCCGAAGTTGTGAAGGCGACCCTCAGTGCGTGGGATCAGACTTCATTTGAGGCGGTTCATCATCCCCATGCCTCGTTAAAGTTTGATGTGTTTCTGGATGGTTTGAAAGCCTTTCGCCGGGAGTTTTCCAGAGAGTATTGGCTGGAAGTTTTTGTTGTCCCCGGTGTAAATGATGAGACGGCGCAAATGCTGCGCATTGCTGATTTGGCAGAACAAATCAAGCCGGATCGAATTCATCTCAATACGGCAGTACGGCCCGCTCAGGACAGCACCGTGAAACCCGTTGCGAGTTCCCGGATGGATGAATTGGCCCGCCTGTTTAGACCGGTCGCTGAAGTGATTGGCGTCGTGGTGGCGAACGCGTCTGCTGCGTCGCCTGCCATGACAGCTGACGAGTTGGCCGAACGTACCTTAAGCCTGATTCAACGGCATCCCGTGACAACAACCGATCTATGTGCGACTCTAGGGGTGGGGTTGTCCGAGGTGGAATCGGCGATAACCATTTTGATGGTGCGTGGTGTGATAAGGATTGAAGGCGGTTATTATGTCAGAGCGATTGATATCTGA
- a CDS encoding peptidylprolyl isomerase: MKIRVNGQTISEKAVLAELKRLMDFYSQHMPREELGRHTEELLKRAREHAVGTQLLIEEVKRRKIEIPESEVDVAMAGMAAKVGGVPKLKELLAQQGLSLEQFQASIRVGKQLDSLVARVTSGVPECEESELRKYYEEHAERYVAPDQAQVRHILIRPDSESEADRATTRSKLMGLKQKILEGDDFAELAAVHSECPSGKESGGSLGMLVRGTIVPELNQAIFDDMELGEISDVVATPLGFHILELQDKELGEPLSFEEAKASIQELLHHERKGKALTKFVDQLREKAVIEDDGVDDAHWEKLFDSFLDGQKGS, from the coding sequence ATGAAAATTAGAGTAAATGGACAGACCATTTCCGAAAAAGCAGTTTTGGCAGAATTAAAACGGCTGATGGATTTTTATAGTCAGCACATGCCTCGTGAGGAACTCGGGCGCCATACGGAAGAGTTGCTGAAGCGGGCGCGTGAACATGCCGTTGGCACACAGTTGCTCATTGAAGAGGTCAAGCGTCGCAAGATTGAGATCCCGGAATCCGAAGTCGATGTCGCCATGGCCGGAATGGCTGCGAAAGTTGGGGGCGTGCCGAAATTGAAGGAGTTACTCGCCCAGCAGGGGCTCTCCCTGGAGCAATTCCAGGCGAGTATTCGTGTGGGAAAACAACTGGACTCTTTGGTGGCAAGAGTGACATCAGGCGTCCCGGAGTGTGAGGAGTCTGAACTACGAAAATATTATGAAGAACATGCAGAGCGTTATGTGGCGCCCGACCAGGCTCAAGTCCGTCATATCCTGATCCGTCCCGATTCTGAAAGCGAGGCGGATCGAGCAACGACCCGCTCCAAGCTGATGGGGCTGAAGCAGAAGATCCTTGAAGGGGATGACTTTGCGGAGCTTGCTGCCGTGCATTCCGAATGTCCTAGCGGGAAGGAGTCCGGCGGGAGTCTCGGGATGCTGGTCCGCGGGACTATTGTTCCGGAACTAAATCAGGCGATATTTGACGATATGGAACTGGGTGAGATCAGTGATGTGGTAGCGACCCCGCTGGGTTTTCATATCCTTGAGTTGCAGGACAAAGAGCTGGGCGAACCGCTATCGTTTGAAGAGGCGAAGGCGAGTATCCAGGAACTCCTGCATCATGAGCGGAAAGGGAAAGCCCTGACCAAGTTTGTTGATCAACTTCGCGAGAAGGCTGTGATTGAAGATGATGGGGTAGATGATGCCCATTGGGAAAAGTTATTTGATTCGTTTCTTGACGGCCAAAAGGGTAGCTGA
- the tsaB gene encoding tRNA (adenosine(37)-N6)-threonylcarbamoyltransferase complex dimerization subunit type 1 TsaB: MKILALELSTQTGSLAMLDGETVIFEKEWVAEGRQLRPIFPDIHALASVGSWCWADIDRFAVGVGPGAFSGLRMAVSGIRGLAIPDHKPVMAVSSASALAWAILNETGVEQVVVLGDARRNELWAGCFGWDHGIVSRHGDWIVAGADQMPEYLKKSGSVWVSSDWERIQASLKAICPAGVVMVEEARIPRAEMVARVVAQRVVAGLEGEALSPIYVHPAVSVAPRF, from the coding sequence ATGAAAATATTGGCACTCGAACTTTCAACCCAAACAGGATCCCTGGCCATGCTGGATGGGGAGACTGTAATTTTCGAAAAAGAATGGGTGGCTGAAGGCCGTCAACTTCGCCCGATATTTCCGGATATCCATGCGCTGGCCTCGGTCGGGAGTTGGTGTTGGGCGGATATCGATAGGTTCGCCGTGGGGGTCGGTCCCGGTGCATTTTCAGGACTTCGGATGGCGGTGTCCGGGATACGGGGTTTAGCAATTCCGGATCACAAGCCGGTGATGGCCGTTTCGAGTGCGAGTGCTTTGGCTTGGGCAATCCTGAATGAGACGGGCGTGGAACAAGTGGTCGTCCTGGGAGATGCCCGACGGAACGAATTGTGGGCGGGTTGTTTTGGGTGGGATCATGGCATCGTGTCGCGCCATGGCGATTGGATTGTGGCAGGCGCAGATCAAATGCCGGAGTATTTGAAAAAGAGCGGCTCTGTTTGGGTTAGTTCCGATTGGGAGCGGATTCAGGCGTCCTTAAAGGCCATCTGCCCTGCCGGGGTTGTGATGGTCGAGGAGGCTCGTATTCCAAGAGCGGAGATGGTGGCCAGGGTCGTGGCGCAAAGAGTTGTTGCAGGCCTTGAAGGGGAGGCTTTGTCTCCAATTTATGTTCATCCCGCTGTGTCGGTGGCACCGCGATTTTAG
- a CDS encoding 4Fe-4S binding protein, whose product MSYVISDKCTKCGSCAPVCPQEAIAEGPKQFVIDADKCVDCGLCAGECPVEAISPA is encoded by the coding sequence ATGTCGTATGTTATATCAGACAAATGCACAAAGTGTGGCAGTTGCGCCCCGGTGTGCCCTCAGGAAGCGATTGCGGAAGGCCCCAAGCAGTTCGTGATTGATGCCGACAAGTGCGTGGATTGTGGCCTCTGCGCAGGCGAATGCCCGGTTGAGGCGATTTCCCCTGCATGA
- the ruvB gene encoding Holliday junction branch migration DNA helicase RuvB gives MSERLISDGLNKPDKDLDVRLRPTRFKDFVGQPKAGERLELFTQAAKKRGDVMEHILLSGPPGLGKTTLAYILAAEMGVNVKSTSGPVIDKPGDLAGLLTGLERGDVLFIDEIHRMQRSVEEYLYSAMEDFVIDIMIDQGANARSVRLNLQQFTLIGATTRSGLLTAPFRARFGLPIRLDYYKASDLEHIVKRSALILDVDVDDGGAREIARRSRGTPRICNNLLRRVRDFAQVKADGKITEVVAAAALTMLDIDEDGLDEMDKRILETIMHRFSGGPVGLSSLAVSVGEEADTIEEVYEPFLIQEGFLKRTPQGRVATDLCYRRFGVKPSEGQGRLL, from the coding sequence ATGTCAGAGCGATTGATATCTGATGGATTGAATAAGCCGGATAAAGACCTGGACGTACGGTTAAGGCCGACTCGTTTCAAGGATTTTGTTGGCCAGCCGAAAGCCGGTGAGCGACTTGAGTTGTTTACCCAGGCAGCGAAAAAACGTGGCGATGTGATGGAGCATATCCTCTTATCGGGGCCCCCGGGGTTGGGGAAGACAACTTTGGCCTACATTCTCGCGGCGGAAATGGGTGTGAATGTCAAGTCCACCTCCGGTCCGGTGATTGATAAGCCTGGAGATCTTGCCGGTCTACTGACAGGGTTGGAACGTGGCGATGTATTGTTCATCGACGAAATTCACCGGATGCAACGCTCAGTGGAAGAGTATCTCTATTCGGCTATGGAAGATTTCGTTATTGATATCATGATTGATCAGGGCGCGAATGCTCGGTCAGTGCGGCTGAATCTCCAGCAATTCACCCTGATCGGGGCGACCACGCGGAGTGGGCTGTTGACCGCCCCGTTTCGCGCACGGTTCGGATTGCCGATCCGGTTGGATTACTACAAGGCGTCGGATCTGGAACATATCGTCAAGCGCTCTGCGCTAATTCTTGATGTGGACGTGGATGACGGTGGAGCACGTGAAATTGCGCGTCGGTCCCGGGGAACTCCGCGTATTTGTAATAATCTACTGCGGCGGGTGCGTGATTTTGCCCAGGTGAAAGCTGATGGTAAAATCACCGAGGTGGTTGCGGCCGCAGCTTTGACCATGTTGGATATCGATGAAGATGGCCTTGATGAGATGGATAAACGAATTCTGGAGACCATCATGCACCGGTTTTCCGGTGGCCCCGTCGGGTTGAGCTCGCTGGCCGTATCCGTTGGGGAAGAAGCCGATACCATTGAGGAAGTTTATGAGCCGTTTCTGATTCAGGAAGGGTTCCTAAAGCGCACGCCTCAAGGCCGTGTGGCGACAGATCTCTGCTATCGGCGCTTCGGGGTTAAGCCTAGTGAAGGCCAGGGGCGGTTGCTCTGA